CATGCCTCGCAAAGTTTAGAACTGGTAGGAATATAGTAGTAACGGCGCTGCCTAGCAACCATCAAGAGCGTAGTGCGTGCCAATTTTGCCTCGGCATTACTACTACATTTCATACTAAGCTGTAGGCAGAACTTTACCACAATCATGACTAGGTCGGTTGGCGGCAATACCTTTCATTTATAAAGAGAAGTTGTCGGGATGCTGAAGTTAGTGGAAAAACATCTTGGTTTGAAGGTGTACATGTGTTCCACAGGTCACTATAATCTGTACACCGATTTACATTCTACACTTTTTGTCATTTAGAGCAGGGGTCTTCAAACTTTTCTTGCCCAGAGACCCCCACCAAGGCAAACTAGCTACCCAGGGATCCCTGCCCAGGCAAACCAGCTACTCAGGGAATCCAATCATTTAGAgcaggggtcttcaaccttttcttgcccaGGGACCCCCACCCAGGCAAACCTGTATGTATTGTCTTCTCAccaggtgaatgataatggcaaggaGAAGTAATCAACGTCTAAAAATTAATAGATTTGGTAAATAGCTTTTCATTATTTTGACGGAAGAGGAAGTATAAACTctaacatagcctattagctagaaAGCTAATTCCAAATATATTTTTGCTAAGAGCAGCTGTTTAGCTGGTTAAACAAAAATGTCCAAGTCAAGAAAGTTTACCAAAAACCATGGCCACCAAaccatccccagcttccaattggctcattcatcctcctctccccgtaactattccccagaccattgctgtaaatgagactgtgttctcagtcaacttacctggtaaaataagggttaaataaataaatataaataataattgcTGCGACTGGTACTTGCGGGTGCTTTTTCAAAGCCTATGTCAGATACTGCAGTTAGTGTAATTAGCTTCAATGAGTGTCATTTGATCAATATTAGGAGTTGAGAAATGAAGTGGAAATAATATCTCTCCTCTTTTCTACTCTAGGGTATGTCATTCTGTTGCTATCCCTATTAATAAAATATATATGCAGTAAATCATAACCCTGATTAAGAGAAAAACCGTTTTCACACTACTGGAGGTTGCCCTTACCCAATGAATGAATCTCTCTCTTTACccttctcccaccctccctcccctctcctgttccctctcccccctctcccaggTTGAGAAGATCCGCCAGCTGAAAGCCAAGTCTCTGTACCTGCAGGTAGAGAAGCTGCATCAAAACCTGACCAAGCTGGACAGCACCATTGCAGCCGTCACTCAGGTATGGGAGAAGTTGCATGTCCCcctctgtgtgggggggggcaagGCGACCAGGTTTTAAATACAATGTCCAAAGGCATTAAAGTCATTATATGCTGTCTGTGTCTCCCCACTTCATAACTTAACATCAGGTGCTGGACGAGGGCCGTCACCTGGACGTACTGCTGGCCAGAGAGCGCATGCTGACCCAGATCCAGGAGCTCAAGTCTCTGAGAGGACTGCTGCAGCCGCAGGAGGATGACAGGTTCATGTTCATGCCTCCAGACCAGGTAAATAACTGCATTATGTTCACTGCCCCTGAccagaggagaggggttagagacgtGTGGGCTCTCTGTGCACTCTGAGCCAATGTTATTGACTGTTACAGTAATAGTACAACACTGTTGCCAAATTTCTGGTCTCTTTGGACTAATGGAATTATTGACTTGTCTGCCAATTTCATGTACATCATTTTTCTATATCCACTCGTCCATATTATTGATATGATATTATTATCTCTCCCAggccctgtacatagccatccaGTCCATGGGCATGATCAGTAGCGGAGCATTCGCTACCGTCACCAAAGCTCACGGAGAGGGCCTAAAGACCGCACTCCGCGGCAAGCCTGCCTCCTTCACCGTGATTGGCTACGACCATGACGGGGAGCCCCGCCTCTCAGGCGGTGACGCAGTGTCAGCAGTAGTGATGGCAGCAGTAGATGGTAACCTGTCGGCTGCCGAGGTGTGTGACCACCTGAACGGGTCATACACAGTCAGCTATCTGCCCAAAGCAGAGGGAGAATATCTGGTGTCAGTTCTGGTCTGTAACCAGCACATCATGGGCAGCCCCTTTAAGGTAAAATGTGTAGTATTATTATAGTTACAACAACCAAATAATATATATAACCATCTTaagccagtggttcccaaactgtggggctgCCTTTTCTTTTTTTACTAAGGAACTCCGTCTTTCAACTtgctcttgaaagttgtaatagtagaatgcacaaggtgcaatttataAATTGGGCAGtgtatcatcagttcctcttgtcatgttagtcatttCAGACCTCAGAGagatatttataacttgtcagaaatgtccagatcaaatagtccatgtcagctaacattttttagcTAGGTTTTTTAACCCATGTATTTTGTAGTAATGTTTGAGTctctcaaatatcacatgaatacacattagacatggcaaaatgtatcaAATTGCTAGATGCAAGAAAatgagctttaaaactgcaacattttctctgcaACCAATgataaaatgtgtagaattgcaggaaataagctttaaacctgcaaaagGTTCTCTttgccaacaagaggggtgtgaaccgTTTgtatcatgaacagtgcttgttcccatagaaatagacgtggcTCATGTGCACGCGCACAGGGGGGGCAGGTATGTTCGCCAATGCTGGGaggggggcctgagtgaaaaagttGGGGAACCCCTGTCttaagcaacaataaaataattcAACTTTAACATTGCAGCAGGTAATTAAGTTACAATGTTAACATTCTCCCTGCCTGTGTTCTAAGGTGCTGGTGAAGTCTGGGCGGAGCTATGGCGCCCTGGGGTCCCCGGTGTCTGCGTTTggtggtgagggggagggggaggggcagcTGTGTCGCCCCTGGGGGATCAGCGTGGACAAGGAGGGATTCGTGGTCGTGGCCGACCGCAGTAACAACCGCGTACAGGTGGGTTTCATTCATTTCATGTCGTGGATTGGTTTGGTGTCAGCTGTAATCCTAAGGAGAAATGTTTTTTCTATAGTGAGAGCTGAAGCATTGCGTGTACAGTGGCAACCTAATATcaagtaaaacaaaacaaaatgtccttCTGCTACTACTCCTATGGTCCAGATCTTTAAGCCGTGCGGTGCCTTCTACCACAAGTTCGGCTCCCTGGGTTCTCGCCCCGGTCAGTTTGACCGTCCAGCGGGCGTGGCATGCGACAGCCAACGCCGGATCATCGTGGCGGACAAAGACAACCACCGCGTGCAGGTGTTCACTTTCGACGGGCAGTTCATGCTCAAGTTCGGCGAGAAGGGCACTAAGGTAGAAACTCTCAATCAGATAAtatccaaatcaaatgttatttgtcacatacatgtgtttagcagatgttattgtgggtgtagcgaaatgcttgtgtttctagctccaacactgCAGTAATATCttacaagtaatatctaacaatacacacaatctaaagtaaaggaatggaattaagaatatataaatatttagacGAGCAATATcaaagcggcatagactaagacacAGGAGAATAGGATATAATActctatatacatatgagatgagtaatgcaaaatatgtaaacattattaaagtgactagtgttccgttattaaagtggccagtgatttcaagtctatgtatatagggcagcagcctctaatgtgctagtgatggctatttaacagtctgatggccttgagatagaagctgtttttaagtctctcgttcccagctttgatgcacctgtactgacctcaccttctggatgatagcggggtgaacaggcagtggctcgggtggttgttgtccttgattatctttttgaccttcctgtgacatcgggtgctgtaggtgtcctggaggtcaGGTAgctttcccccggtgatgcgttgggcagaccgcaccaccctctagagagccctgcggttgcgggcggtgcagttgccgtaccaggcgatgatacagccagacaggatgctctcaattttgcatctgtaaaagtttgtgagggttttaggtgccaagccaaatttcttcagcctcctgaggttgaagaggtgctgttgcgccttcttcaccacactatctgtgtgggtggaccatttcagtttgtcagtgatgtgtacgccgaggaacttgaatctttccaccttctccactgcggtcccgtcgatgtggatggggggggggtgctcactctgctgtttcctgaagtccacgatcagcttcttagttttgttgacattgggtgagaggttattttcctggcaccacactcccagggccctcacctccctgtaggctgtgttATCATTGTTGGTAAACAGGCCTaatactgtagtgtcgtctgcaaacttgatgattgagttggaggcatgcgtggccacgcagtcatgggtgaacagggagtacaggagggggctgagcacgcatccttgtggggccccagtgttgaggatctgcgaagtggaggtgttattTCCTACCTTCTCCACCTGGgggggcccgtcaggaagtccaggacccagttgcacagggcggggttcagacccagggcctcgagcttaatgatgagcttggagggtactatggtgttgaatgttgagctatagtcaatgaacagcattcttacacatgtattcctcttgtccagatgggataaggcaatcagtctctctctctctcacacacacacacacacacacacacacacacacacacacacacacacacacacacacacacacacacacacacacacacacacacacacacacacacactcttacttacagtatatacacacaaactTTAGAGCTGAACtaataatgatattctactctactctattgtaGAACGGGCAGTTCAACTACCCCTGGGATGTGGCGGTGAATTCTGCAGGGAAGATACTGGTCTCTGACACCAGGAACCACCGCGTCCAGCTCTTTGGCCCTGATGGGTCCTTCATCAACAAGTACGGCTTTGAGGGCGCTCTGTGGAAACACTTTGACTCACCGCGCGGCGTCGCCTTCAACCACGAGGACCACCTGGTCGTCACCGACTTCAACAACCACCGTCTGCTGGTGATCCGGCCGGACTGCCAGTCTGCCCGGTTCTTGGGCTCAGAGGGAACCGGTAACGGGCAGTTCCTGCGACCGCAGGGCGTAGCTGTGGACCAGGAGAACCGGATCATCGTGGCTGACTCGAGGAACCACCGGGTGCAGGTATTCGAGCCCAACGGGAACTTCTTATGTAAATTTGGCATGCAAGGGAGTGGCTTCGGACAGATGGACCGCCCCTCCGGTGTTGCCGTGACGCCAGACGGAGTTATCGTGGTCGTCGATTTCGGAAACAACCGCATCCTCAAGTTTTGAAGTTCTAATTACTttttgctttctttctttctctcactgttttcgctctctgtttctcagtttGGGAGaggaaataaaagagagagagaggaggaatcaacagacagacacacagagaggacagtttAAATAGAGAGATGATCAGAGCAGACGGAAATACGTTATTACGAAATTAAGGGAAAACGGATTTGTTgattattttatgtatttctttACATTTAGCTTCAGattgtggtatactgtatgacaaAGGGGACCACTAGTAGGATTGATAATCATTAGTGAAAGTGACAAAGAAAAGATCCGTAATTTCTATTTTTTCTATCTCAACTGCTCAGAGCTCTCTCGCTAAACTCTCCTCAAATCGCCATCTCAGGGACTTTTCTCACTTTTTCTTGAAATATTGAACCCACTGCTCCACCACCTACCTCATCTAGTTCTTTATGAATGTACTCACACTCTCCGAGCAGAGGTCTAGTCCGTCAAGTTTTACAAAGAAGAAAAGAAAGTCTACCTCAATACTGAATTTTATTTAAAGAACAAcatagaaatgttttttttttatatatatatatatatatatatatatatatatttgcacagGATAAATAGGATTCATGCTGTGCATCTTGGGTAATGTGTTTTGTTGCTGAGAAACTCGGACGCTGTAGTTCTACGCTGTATGTTTTTGTTCTGGTTATAGAAGCCCAACCTGACCTGTAATGTAGTGTAGAGCGTTCAGTGGTGTCATTTCATGTTATCTCAATTTAGGGTAGCTTGTTAGTTAGTAAATCTCTGTTGAGAATTTCCCCCTCATCTCTCAATGTGTAGTGTCATGGCACTGTCAAAAGAAGAAGAGAGGGTTTTATGTAATGCCAAGCCTGTTTAGGCTGAATCagcgttagttagttagttagttagttagttagttagttagttagttagttagttagttagctcaAGTCACAGGAGGAGACTGATGTTGACAAAGGTAAAACTGATCAGTAGAATCAGAAGAATCTCCTTTAAGCTTTACTAGTTTATTGATTATTGATCGCAGCGGAGCTGGGACAGATGCTGTTTGATGATTGGTTGGAATCACGAGGTAGGCATTGTTGTGGGGAGATTGTCCCTGCTGTCCCAAATGATCCTATTATCAATTGAATATTGTTGATTCCCCTGTCAGGCATCAAAGTATTACAGGAATATGTTCATGATTGATTAAGCAAAGCATGCTGGATCTATATATAAGAAAAATaatgaaaatgcaaaaaaaattgaGTATTTTAGAAGTTTATCAGGAGTTATCAGGATGTTGTAtcagttattgattagtaatcgTGTCGGAGTGACATCTTGTTGTGAATGATGCAGGTGGAGAACGATGCCTCCATAAAGAGTGCATCTTGAGTGGCAGTCCACAGGACGTGACCGACAGCAGTGAGAGCCAATAAGACATCAGGGTTGGATTGTGTGTTGAATTGTGGGGCATTCCGATTGGCTCTTGGGGCCAACAATTGAATCTAATCCCCTTGTGATGCCACTGCAAAGCCCCTCCCTATTTATTAACTTCCAGTCTGGAATGCTGAAGAGAGAGTGTTCTGGAACATGTGCATAAAAAAAGTTATTGGAAATGTTTTTAAACCATTGTCTTAAACTCAGGGCcgtgagagaaaaaaatctaaaaagcaattgaacatgtttaattcactcacaaacttcatctgaaagtttcagtattgattattttaaacccaagaacatattttagaacagtaatctcaataagaaatatgctaacatgattgcaattgctagctagatagctaaaatGGTTCCCTAGCAACAAACATCTTAAGATTTGTGAGAAGATATTTGAGAAGTTCGTAAAATCATTACATCTTAAGATATTGTTGAGGAATTACACTTACAAACTATCTTATTAACTTCTTAGTTTTCTTCTTAAGAAGCTTCTTAAGTTTTTGCGTAAgaagtgttttgtgaatctgggaCCTGACCTCTAAAAGATGGAGGTATATAGAGCCCAGCTAGTGGAGTCAACCAAAGATAGAATTTCTGCACAACGGCCACCTGTAGGTTTGGCATCTAAAGAACTACAAATTGAAAGAAACACTTTGTTGTTTAATCATTAGTGTTGGAGGTCTAAAACACTCCAACTCTCACCAAAAAGATGCATTCGAAGCACCGTCAATGCGGTCAATGACAGTCCGATGGGGAGAAGAGGAATATAGGGCCAACTGTTGTGAAATATTATTAACATTCACACAGTACTGTAACATCTTGTTGAGACAGGAATCCCAGCCATATAAAACTCAATAGGTTTATGTAGCTTTGATTTTGAAGTACCTTTCAGGCCCACGTCTGAGGAGAATGTTGTAGAAAGGTCTGAAACCAGACCATATCGCACAGCAACCAAAGAGTATCTGTGTGTGATTTCAGTCTAGCATCACCACCTATGTTAACGTGACACTGACTCATAACTCATTTGACTCATAACTAGCATCCCTTATTAGCATTAGCATCTCAGCCTACACAACCATTGAGCGCTAACAGATTCCTGATTTATCACCTCTGAGGTGGAACTGTTAGAGGGTTTGTAAATCCCCCTTTCCCTTGTAACGTTAGCCACTCCCTTAGCATATCCTAGCCTAGCGGTATGGACGCTATTAGTGGGTCGCTGACTGAACTTCTTACCTCAGAGGAAAGAGTAGGCCTGCACTTTCCATCCTAATTTGCATCAACTTTCACATCTCTTCATTCACCTCAACATTTATATACCTCAACTTTCATATTCCTCACATTTACTCATGTGTATCTCAATTCTAACAATTCTAATAAAGCCTACCTCAACCAGTAATTTGCATATACATACTGTTACAGAACCAACATTCTCAGACCTCATCAACATACAAATGTCATTTTGCAAATATACCTCAGCACACATTTGACCTCACACTTTAAATGCCTcatgttacatacagtacacataggCCTACCTCTCAAGTATGTTGACTAGTAACTTATAAACCTCAAGTCTCTCTTATGGACTGTATACCTTAGACTAACTTAAAGTAAAGTGAAATTAAGTTTTTAACATACCTCATGTTACTTTTACCTCAACTCACAATGTAATACATGTTACCTCACCTGTCAGACCAAAGATCTCCATTTAATTTGAAATTACAAGTTACAAATGGCCTTCGCTCCACACTGTGTCCATGAGTGGGTTGTTTAGAAGTGCGGTGAATTATGCCTTTTAATCATATGGAGAAACCAAATAATGCAGATCTGAGAATTGTGCCAAAAAGATATTTGTGAGAGTTTGGTGCCAAATGGAGTTGGCATCAGAATGACACTGTCATAGACGGAGAATGTCATTGGACCATTATATCCTAGATATGTGTTTAGCGAATCAAATCAGTTGGGGACAGATCCCTGTGCTTTGATTGGATGCACTTAGGAGGGCTGGCCCCCTTTTGCTTTACCTCATTTTGCAGATCAGCAGAGCTGTAACCTGATTGTCCAACAGTGAGAGTGATTGTGATGTCACTGTTGGCTGATTGGCCTTAGAGTCTTAGTGATGTCAGAGGCACATGATCATGTAAGATACCCCTTGTGATTTGTTGCCATGCgttaggggggagagggagtgtTCTCTCTAAAGAGTTAAGACGTCCATCTTACTCCCCTTAGATGTACAAGAATGACCTCGAATTTCAGCACAATACACCATTTCTCCTCAGTAAGAAAATGTACAAGTGTGGACTTTAGAGTTAGCTTAGTGTTGGTTGAGGAGGATAGTAATTTATTTTGAGACGAGTCTAAAAGTCAAACTCTTTGACAATGCAAAACTGTGGTGTATAGGAACACATTGAGTGAATAAAATGTTTATTTCACATTAATAAGCCTGTTTATTACACAGCGGAGACGTTAGCACATTAAAGGGCAAGTGAGTTGGAGTCCCCAGACCCTGTTGCTTAGAACCCACAACCGCTTCACCGATATGATCTGTCGATGGGTTTCAGTATTACTATATGAAATGTGTAGTCTGCATcaatcttttttttaaattaagttGCAGGAAATcaatcttttttttaaattaagttGCAGGAAATTCTATCTTTAAGATCCTGAGGTCATCACTCTTAAAgaggaaaaacatgtattttaaaCTGTTTTgttcattgtttttatttttcatttgttGCATGCTTTCAAAATTCTCTACAATGAACCAACGTGTCACAGATAAATGGGTGTTGTAAACTCAGATGGGTGGGTTACTGAATCGGGATGATTTTATCATGATTATATAGccaaagatgtgtgtgtgttaggagtaCATTGGATGTATTTAACCTTTTGACCTTTGCGAATGTATTTCCTGTTCCCAAGAGGCTCTGCAGAAGCCAATCAGTGCTCTGCTGGCCATGTCTTGAATCCTGAGATGGGGAAAAAACAGCTCAACTCGCCATCCCTTAAAACAGAGATGTAGCAGAGCCGGTTAGTACAACAACAACTTGTAAAGCTGCACAGTCAGTTTCCCCCCCCCAGTGTTTTTTTGCAACCTCATACACTCTCTGTGAAAAGAAGCTAGGTTTATTGACAAGTTTAGCTGCCTAGCATCGCTAGAATTGCTTGATTTCCCCCTCACAATGATATCCGGGAAGTGTGGGGATGTCTTCTGAGGATGTGATTGGTCGCCTGTACTCCTGTTGGGAGGGGGTTTTATTGGCCCCTGTGGTTCTGTCCACCATTTTGTTTCAGGCCTCTCTTAGCTTTAAGAGAAAAGAAAAAGAAGATACTTTTTTTAAAGTGAAACTGCACCAGCTGGAAAGTCTGCAAGGTCTTAGACCTCTGTCAATGATTGTATCATctttaaagaaaataaaaaatatgaaaaaaaatgtcaagataaaaaaagaaaagaaactcAGGTAGTTCTGTGTCCCTACCCTGTGGGTGTCACAGTGTAACATGTCTCCCCAGTGATGCGGGTGTCACAGTGAAACATGTCCCCCCTTGTGATAATGTAGTGAACCTTTCTGT
This genomic interval from Salmo salar chromosome ssa27, Ssal_v3.1, whole genome shotgun sequence contains the following:
- the LOC106588780 gene encoding E3 ubiquitin-protein ligase TRIM71; translation: MASFSDSDLQTCPLCKELCGSSSTPISSNSSTSSSSSHSSSSSFSSRRLHVLPCLHAFCRQCLEGQRSPGDPLKLSCPTCNQKVSISEAGVDSLPSSNFLFSNLLDVVVSSEEQLQLGQNTNGHHRGVGVGSIPRFHHPHGGLLRPHRLGEPTCSSCDEGNPASSHCLDCQEYLCDNCVRAHQRVRLTKDHFIERLAESLHQHQAGRGKVIPIGGGGEGGGGVGVSLAQSFHYNFSLLPLFQDRMSFCQNHDNEVFLFFCETCSVPICRECSVGRHVGHSFVYLQDAVQDSRAITIQLLADAQQGRQAVQLSMEKAQAIVEQVEIKAKVVQTEVKNIILRHKKALEERECQLLWRVEKIRQLKAKSLYLQVEKLHQNLTKLDSTIAAVTQVLDEGRHLDVLLARERMLTQIQELKSLRGLLQPQEDDRFMFMPPDQALYIAIQSMGMISSGAFATVTKAHGEGLKTALRGKPASFTVIGYDHDGEPRLSGGDAVSAVVMAAVDGNLSAAEVCDHLNGSYTVSYLPKAEGEYLVSVLVCNQHIMGSPFKVLVKSGRSYGALGSPVSAFGGEGEGEGQLCRPWGISVDKEGFVVVADRSNNRVQIFKPCGAFYHKFGSLGSRPGQFDRPAGVACDSQRRIIVADKDNHRVQVFTFDGQFMLKFGEKGTKNGQFNYPWDVAVNSAGKILVSDTRNHRVQLFGPDGSFINKYGFEGALWKHFDSPRGVAFNHEDHLVVTDFNNHRLLVIRPDCQSARFLGSEGTGNGQFLRPQGVAVDQENRIIVADSRNHRVQVFEPNGNFLCKFGMQGSGFGQMDRPSGVAVTPDGVIVVVDFGNNRILKF